A genomic segment from Klebsiella africana encodes:
- the lldP gene encoding L-lactate permease, with product MNLWQQNYDPAGNIWLSSLIASLPILFFFFALIKLKLKGYIAATWTVAIALVVALLFYKMPVDRALASVVYGFFYGLWPIAWIIIAAVFVYKISVKTGQFDIIRSSILSITPDQRLQMLIVGFSFGAFLEGAAGFGAPVAITAALLVGLGFNPLYAAGLCLIVNTAPVAFGAMGIPILVAGQVTGIDSFAIGQMVGRQLPFLTIIVLFWIMAIMDGWRGIKETWPAVIVAGGSFAIAQYLSSNFLGPELPDIISSLVSLVCLTLFLKRWQPVRIFRFGDIGASQVDMTLARTRYTAGQVIRAWSPFLFLTATVTLWSVPPFKALFAPGGAMYDFVINISVPFLDKMVARMPPVVSAATPYAAVYKFDWLSATGTAILFAALLSIVWLRMKPKDALTTFAGTLKDLALPIYSIGMVLAFAFISNYSGLSSTLALALAHTGHAFTFFSPFLGWLGVFLTGSDTSSNALFAALQATAAQQIGVSDILLVAANTTGGVTGKMISPQSIAIACAAVGLVGKESDLFRFTVKHSLIFTCMVGLITTLQAYVLTWMIP from the coding sequence ATGAATCTCTGGCAACAAAACTACGATCCCGCCGGTAATATCTGGTTATCCAGTCTTATCGCATCGCTACCGATTCTGTTTTTCTTTTTTGCGCTGATTAAGCTCAAACTGAAAGGCTATATCGCTGCTACCTGGACCGTCGCAATCGCGCTGGTCGTCGCCTTGCTGTTCTATAAAATGCCGGTGGACCGCGCCTTAGCCTCGGTGGTCTACGGCTTCTTCTACGGCCTGTGGCCTATCGCGTGGATTATTATCGCCGCGGTCTTTGTCTATAAAATCTCGGTGAAGACCGGGCAGTTCGACATCATCCGCTCATCGATTCTGTCGATTACGCCGGACCAGCGCCTGCAGATGCTGATCGTCGGCTTCTCCTTCGGCGCCTTTCTCGAAGGGGCGGCGGGTTTCGGCGCGCCGGTCGCCATTACCGCCGCGCTGCTGGTTGGTCTCGGGTTTAACCCGCTGTATGCGGCTGGCCTGTGCCTGATCGTCAACACCGCGCCGGTGGCCTTCGGCGCGATGGGCATCCCGATTCTGGTCGCCGGCCAGGTGACCGGTATCGATAGCTTCGCCATCGGCCAGATGGTGGGCCGTCAGCTGCCGTTCCTGACCATTATCGTACTGTTCTGGATCATGGCGATTATGGACGGCTGGCGGGGCATTAAAGAGACCTGGCCGGCGGTGATAGTGGCGGGTGGCTCGTTCGCTATTGCCCAGTACCTCAGCTCGAACTTCCTTGGCCCGGAGCTGCCGGACATCATCTCGTCGCTGGTCTCCCTGGTCTGTCTGACCCTGTTCCTCAAACGCTGGCAGCCGGTACGCATCTTCCGCTTTGGCGACATCGGCGCCTCGCAGGTGGATATGACGCTGGCCCGCACACGCTACACGGCGGGACAAGTGATCCGCGCCTGGTCGCCGTTCCTGTTCCTGACCGCCACCGTGACCCTGTGGAGCGTACCGCCGTTTAAAGCGCTGTTCGCACCGGGCGGCGCAATGTATGACTTCGTCATCAATATTTCAGTGCCGTTCCTCGACAAAATGGTTGCCCGTATGCCGCCGGTGGTTAGCGCCGCGACGCCATACGCCGCGGTGTATAAATTCGACTGGCTGTCGGCAACCGGCACCGCCATTCTGTTCGCAGCCCTGCTGTCCATCGTCTGGCTACGCATGAAGCCGAAAGACGCGCTGACCACCTTCGCCGGGACGCTGAAGGATCTGGCGCTGCCGATCTATTCTATCGGGATGGTACTAGCGTTCGCCTTTATCTCTAACTACTCCGGGCTGTCGTCGACCCTGGCCCTGGCGCTGGCCCATACCGGCCACGCGTTTACCTTCTTCTCACCGTTCCTTGGCTGGCTGGGGGTATTCCTGACCGGATCGGACACCTCGTCTAACGCCCTGTTCGCCGCGCTGCAGGCAACGGCCGCGCAGCAGATTGGCGTCTCCGATATCCTGCTGGTCGCAGCCAATACCACCGGCGGCGTTACCGGCAAGATGATTTCCCCGCAGTCGATCGCTATCGCCTGCGCCGCGGTAGGCCTGGTGGGTAAAGAGTCGGATCTGTTCCGCTTTACCGTCAAACACAGCCTGATCTTCACCTGCATGGTGGGGCTGATCACCACGCTGCAGGCCTACGTTTTAACCTGGATGATCCCGTGA
- the mtlR gene encoding mannitol operon repressor MtlR, whose product MHNLARPTSRPLRLLSDMQAMMEETQAFENRVLERLNAGKTVRSFLIATVELLTEAVNILVLQVFRKDDYAVKYAVEPLLEGSGPLGDLSVRLKLIYGLGVISRAEYEDAELLMALREELNHDGNEYSFTDDEIIGPFGELHCVTALPPTPQFDDSDAELLAMQKLRYQQMVRSTMVLSLTELISRISLKKAFQKSTL is encoded by the coding sequence ATGCACAACCTGGCGCGACCAACGTCGCGCCCATTACGACTCCTGTCAGATATGCAGGCAATGATGGAAGAAACACAAGCATTTGAAAACCGTGTGCTTGAGCGTCTGAATGCTGGCAAAACCGTACGAAGCTTCCTGATCGCCACCGTCGAGCTGTTAACGGAAGCGGTCAATATTCTGGTGCTTCAGGTGTTCCGTAAAGACGACTACGCGGTGAAATACGCCGTCGAGCCCTTGCTGGAGGGCAGCGGGCCGCTCGGCGATCTCTCTGTACGCCTGAAGCTGATTTATGGCCTTGGGGTGATAAGTCGTGCCGAGTATGAAGACGCTGAACTGCTGATGGCCCTGCGCGAAGAGCTTAACCACGACGGCAATGAGTACAGCTTCACCGACGACGAAATTATCGGTCCGTTCGGCGAGCTGCACTGCGTCACCGCCCTGCCGCCAACGCCGCAGTTTGATGACAGCGATGCAGAACTGCTGGCAATGCAGAAGCTGCGTTACCAGCAGATGGTGCGCTCAACAATGGTGTTGTCCCTGACTGAGCTGATTTCACGAATCAGCTTAAAAAAAGCCTTCCAGAAATCAACGCTCTGA
- the mtlD gene encoding mannitol-1-phosphate 5-dehydrogenase produces the protein MKALHFGAGNIGRGFIGKLLADAGIELTFADVNQTVLDALNARHSYQVHVVGENEQVDTVSGVNAVSSISDEVVDLIAEVDLVTTAVGPVVLERIAPAIAKGLAKRKAQGTERPLNIIACENMVRGTTQLKGHVFNALAEEDKAWVEAHIGFVDSAVDRIVPPSASATHDPLEVTVETFSEWIVDKTQFKGALPTIPGMELTDNLMAFVERKLFTLNTGHAITAYLGKLAGHQTIRDAILDEKIRAVVQGAMEESGAVLIKRYAFDPQKHAAYIQKILGRFENPYLKDDVERVGRQPLRKLSAGDRLIKPLLGTLEYGLPHRNLVKGIAAAMHFRSEDDPQAQELAALIADKGPQAALAQISGLDAASDVVAEAVNDYNAEK, from the coding sequence ATGTCAATCAGACCGTACTTGATGCCCTGAATGCCCGTCATAGCTATCAGGTTCACGTCGTCGGTGAGAATGAGCAGGTGGACACCGTCTCCGGCGTCAATGCCGTCAGCAGCATCAGCGATGAGGTTGTGGACCTGATCGCTGAGGTGGATCTGGTCACCACCGCCGTCGGTCCCGTCGTGCTCGAGCGCATCGCGCCAGCGATCGCCAAAGGGCTGGCGAAACGCAAAGCGCAGGGCACCGAACGCCCGCTGAACATCATCGCCTGCGAAAATATGGTGCGCGGCACCACGCAGTTAAAAGGCCACGTCTTTAACGCGCTGGCGGAAGAAGATAAAGCCTGGGTGGAAGCGCATATCGGCTTTGTCGACTCTGCCGTTGACCGTATTGTGCCGCCATCAGCTTCCGCCACTCATGACCCGCTGGAAGTCACCGTGGAAACCTTCAGCGAGTGGATTGTCGATAAGACTCAGTTCAAAGGCGCGCTGCCGACTATCCCGGGAATGGAATTAACTGATAACCTGATGGCATTTGTCGAGCGCAAGCTCTTCACCTTGAACACCGGGCATGCTATAACCGCCTACCTCGGAAAACTGGCGGGCCACCAGACGATTCGCGATGCGATCCTCGACGAGAAAATTCGGGCCGTCGTGCAGGGCGCGATGGAGGAGAGCGGCGCGGTGCTGATCAAACGTTACGCCTTCGACCCGCAGAAGCACGCGGCTTATATCCAGAAAATTCTTGGCCGTTTCGAGAACCCGTACCTGAAAGACGATGTTGAGCGCGTTGGCCGTCAGCCGCTGCGCAAACTGAGCGCCGGCGACCGTTTAATTAAGCCGCTGCTGGGTACACTGGAATACGGTCTGCCGCATCGCAACCTGGTGAAAGGGATTGCGGCGGCGATGCATTTCCGTAGCGAAGACGATCCGCAGGCTCAGGAGCTGGCGGCGCTGATCGCCGACAAGGGGCCGCAGGCCGCGCTGGCGCAGATTTCCGGCCTGGACGCCGCAAGCGATGTCGTCGCGGAGGCCGTTAACGACTACAACGCGGAAAAATGA
- a CDS encoding YibL family ribosome-associated protein produces MKEVEKNEIKRLSDRLDAIRHQQAELSLVEAADKYAELEKEKATLETEIERLRSVQSQKLSKEAQKLMSLPFRRAITKKEQADMGKLKKSVRGLVVVHPMTALGREMGLKEMTGFARSEF; encoded by the coding sequence ATGAAAGAAGTCGAAAAGAATGAAATCAAGCGTCTGAGCGATCGTCTCGACGCCATCCGCCACCAGCAAGCCGAGCTGTCGCTGGTGGAAGCCGCCGACAAATACGCTGAGCTGGAAAAAGAAAAAGCCACTCTGGAAACGGAGATTGAACGTCTGCGTTCCGTCCAGAGCCAGAAGCTGAGCAAAGAGGCACAGAAGCTGATGAGTCTGCCGTTCCGCCGCGCGATTACCAAAAAAGAGCAGGCCGATATGGGCAAACTGAAAAAAAGCGTCCGCGGTCTGGTGGTGGTCCATCCGATGACCGCCCTGGGCCGGGAAATGGGTCTGAAAGAGATGACCGGTTTCGCCCGCAGCGAATTCTGA